Proteins encoded by one window of Mustela erminea isolate mMusErm1 chromosome 7, mMusErm1.Pri, whole genome shotgun sequence:
- the AUP1 gene encoding ancient ubiquitous protein 1 isoform X4: protein MDPSPALGPERLFDSHRLPGDGFLLLALLLYAPVGFCLLVLRLFLGIHVFLVSCALPDSVLRRFVVRTMCAVLGLVARQEDSGLRDHRVRVLISNHVTPFDHNIVNLLTSCSTPLLNSPPSFVCWSRGFMEMDGRGELVESLKRFCASTRLPPTPLLLFPEEEATNGREGLLRFSSWPFSIQDVVQPLTLRVQRPLVSVTVSDASWVSELLWSLFVPFTVYQVRWLPPVHRQLGEGNEEFALRVQQLVAKELGQTGTRLTPADKAEHMKRQRHPRLRPQSAQSSFPPSPGPSPDVQLATLAQRVKEVLPHVPLGVIQRDLARTGCVDLTITNLLEGAVAFMPEDITEGTQSLPTASAPKFPSSGPVTPQPTALTFAKSSWARQESLQERKQALYEYARRRFTERQAQEAD, encoded by the exons ATGGATCCTTCCCCCGCGCTGGGGCCGGAGCGGCTCTTTGACTCGCACCG GCTCCCGGGTGACGGCTTCCTGCTCCTCGCGCTGCTGCTCTACGCTCCAGTCGGATTCTGCCTCCTCGTCTTGCGCCTCTTTCTTGGGATCCACGTCTTCCTGGTCAGCTGCGCTCTGCCAGACAGTGTCCTTCGCAG GTTCGTGGTGCGGACCATGTGTGCGGTGCTGGGGCTCGTGGCCCGGCAGGAGGACTCCGGACTCCGGGATCACCGCGTCAGGGTCCTCATTTCCAACCACGTGACGCCTTTCGACCATAACATAGTCAACTTGCTCACCAGCTGTAGCACC CCTCTACTCAATAGTCCCCCAAGTTTTGTGTGCTGGTCTCGAGGCTTCATGGAGATGGATGGGCGGGGGGAGTTGGTGGAGTCACTCAAGAGGTTCTGTGCTTCCACgaggcttccccccacccctctgctgcTGTTTCCTGAGGAAGAGGCCACCAATGGCCGGGAGGGGCTCCTCCGCTTCAG TTCCTGGCCATTTTCTATTCAGGATGTGGTACAACCTCTTACCCTGCGAGTCCAGAGACCCCTAGTCTCTGTG ACGGTGTCCGATGCCTCCTGGGTCTCAGAACTGCTGTGGTCACTTTTCGTTCCTTTCACGGTGTATCAAGTAAG GTGGCTCCCTCCTGTTCATcgccagctgggggaggggaatgaggaGTTTGCCCTCCGTGTACAACAG CTGGTGGCCAAAGAATTGGGCCAGACAGGGACACGACTCACTCCAGCAGACAAAGCAGAGCACATGAAACGACAAAGACACCCCAGATTGCGCCCTCAGTCAG CCCagtcttctttccctccctcccctggccctTCTCCTGATGTGCAGCTGGCAACTCTGGCTCAGAGAGTCAAGGAGGTTTTACCCCATGTGCCACTGGGCGTCATCCAGAGAGACCTGG ccagAACTGGCTGTGTAGACTTGACCATCACTAATCTGCTTGAGGGAGCTGTAGCGTTCATGCCTGAAGATATCACTGAAGGGACCCAGTCCCTTCCCACAGCCTCCGCCCCCAAG TTCCCCAGCTCTGGCCCGGTGACCCCTCAGCCCACAGCCCTCACATTTGCCAAGTCCTCCTGGGCCCGGCAGGAGAGCCTACAGGAGCGCAAGCAGGCACTCTATGAATATGCGAGAAG GAGATTCACAGAGAGACAGGCCCAGGAGGCTGACTGA
- the AUP1 gene encoding ancient ubiquitous protein 1 isoform X2, translated as MDPSPALGPERLFDSHRLPGDGFLLLALLLYAPVGFCLLVLRLFLGIHVFLVSCALPDSVLRRFVVRTMCAVLGLVARQEDSGLRDHRVRVLISNHVTPFDHNIVNLLTSCSTPLLNSPPSFVCWSRGFMEMDGRGELVESLKRFCASTRLPPTPLLLFPEEEATNGREGLLRFSSWPFSIQDVVQPLTLRVQRPLVSVTVSDASWVSELLWSLFVPFTVYQVRWLPPVHRQLGEGNEEFALRVQQLVAKELGQTGTRLTPADKAEHMKRQRHPRLRPQSAQSSFPPSPGPSPDVQLATLAQRVKEVLPHVPLGVIQRDLARTGCVDLTITNLLEGAVAFMPEDITEGTQSLPTASAPKAFDACLMMMTSQAL; from the exons ATGGATCCTTCCCCCGCGCTGGGGCCGGAGCGGCTCTTTGACTCGCACCG GCTCCCGGGTGACGGCTTCCTGCTCCTCGCGCTGCTGCTCTACGCTCCAGTCGGATTCTGCCTCCTCGTCTTGCGCCTCTTTCTTGGGATCCACGTCTTCCTGGTCAGCTGCGCTCTGCCAGACAGTGTCCTTCGCAG GTTCGTGGTGCGGACCATGTGTGCGGTGCTGGGGCTCGTGGCCCGGCAGGAGGACTCCGGACTCCGGGATCACCGCGTCAGGGTCCTCATTTCCAACCACGTGACGCCTTTCGACCATAACATAGTCAACTTGCTCACCAGCTGTAGCACC CCTCTACTCAATAGTCCCCCAAGTTTTGTGTGCTGGTCTCGAGGCTTCATGGAGATGGATGGGCGGGGGGAGTTGGTGGAGTCACTCAAGAGGTTCTGTGCTTCCACgaggcttccccccacccctctgctgcTGTTTCCTGAGGAAGAGGCCACCAATGGCCGGGAGGGGCTCCTCCGCTTCAG TTCCTGGCCATTTTCTATTCAGGATGTGGTACAACCTCTTACCCTGCGAGTCCAGAGACCCCTAGTCTCTGTG ACGGTGTCCGATGCCTCCTGGGTCTCAGAACTGCTGTGGTCACTTTTCGTTCCTTTCACGGTGTATCAAGTAAG GTGGCTCCCTCCTGTTCATcgccagctgggggaggggaatgaggaGTTTGCCCTCCGTGTACAACAG CTGGTGGCCAAAGAATTGGGCCAGACAGGGACACGACTCACTCCAGCAGACAAAGCAGAGCACATGAAACGACAAAGACACCCCAGATTGCGCCCTCAGTCAG CCCagtcttctttccctccctcccctggccctTCTCCTGATGTGCAGCTGGCAACTCTGGCTCAGAGAGTCAAGGAGGTTTTACCCCATGTGCCACTGGGCGTCATCCAGAGAGACCTGG ccagAACTGGCTGTGTAGACTTGACCATCACTAATCTGCTTGAGGGAGCTGTAGCGTTCATGCCTGAAGATATCACTGAAGGGACCCAGTCCCTTCCCACAGCCTCCGCCCCCAAG GCGTTCGATGCGTGTTTAATGATGATGACTTCGCAAGCCCTCTGA
- the AUP1 gene encoding ancient ubiquitous protein 1 isoform X1 translates to MPEDSAFPGAPAAGREDGGGGGGGRTVLKQQLWILPPRWGRSGSLTRTGSRVTASCSSRCCSTLQSDSASSSCASFLGSTSSWSAALCQTVSFAGKDPGVSGGSGLGPARGRQVTTACFPRFVVRTMCAVLGLVARQEDSGLRDHRVRVLISNHVTPFDHNIVNLLTSCSTPLLNSPPSFVCWSRGFMEMDGRGELVESLKRFCASTRLPPTPLLLFPEEEATNGREGLLRFSSWPFSIQDVVQPLTLRVQRPLVSVTVSDASWVSELLWSLFVPFTVYQVRWLPPVHRQLGEGNEEFALRVQQLVAKELGQTGTRLTPADKAEHMKRQRHPRLRPQSAQSSFPPSPGPSPDVQLATLAQRVKEVLPHVPLGVIQRDLARTGCVDLTITNLLEGAVAFMPEDITEGTQSLPTASAPKFPSSGPVTPQPTALTFAKSSWARQESLQERKQALYEYARRRFTERQAQEAD, encoded by the exons ATGCCCGAAGACTCCGCCTTCCCAGGAGCCCCTGCGGCGGGGCGCGaagatggcggcggcggcggcggcggccggacGGTCCTAAAGCAGCAGCTATGGATCCTTCCCCCGCGCTGGGGCCGGAGCGGCTCTTTGACTCGCACCG GCTCCCGGGTGACGGCTTCCTGCTCCTCGCGCTGCTGCTCTACGCTCCAGTCGGATTCTGCCTCCTCGTCTTGCGCCTCTTTCTTGGGATCCACGTCTTCCTGGTCAGCTGCGCTCTGCCAGACAGTGTCCTTCGCAGGTAAGGACCCCGGGGTTTCGGGAGGGTCTGGGCTGGGCCCGGCCCGAGGCCGTCAAGTCACCACTGCCTGCTTCCCAAGGTTCGTGGTGCGGACCATGTGTGCGGTGCTGGGGCTCGTGGCCCGGCAGGAGGACTCCGGACTCCGGGATCACCGCGTCAGGGTCCTCATTTCCAACCACGTGACGCCTTTCGACCATAACATAGTCAACTTGCTCACCAGCTGTAGCACC CCTCTACTCAATAGTCCCCCAAGTTTTGTGTGCTGGTCTCGAGGCTTCATGGAGATGGATGGGCGGGGGGAGTTGGTGGAGTCACTCAAGAGGTTCTGTGCTTCCACgaggcttccccccacccctctgctgcTGTTTCCTGAGGAAGAGGCCACCAATGGCCGGGAGGGGCTCCTCCGCTTCAG TTCCTGGCCATTTTCTATTCAGGATGTGGTACAACCTCTTACCCTGCGAGTCCAGAGACCCCTAGTCTCTGTG ACGGTGTCCGATGCCTCCTGGGTCTCAGAACTGCTGTGGTCACTTTTCGTTCCTTTCACGGTGTATCAAGTAAG GTGGCTCCCTCCTGTTCATcgccagctgggggaggggaatgaggaGTTTGCCCTCCGTGTACAACAG CTGGTGGCCAAAGAATTGGGCCAGACAGGGACACGACTCACTCCAGCAGACAAAGCAGAGCACATGAAACGACAAAGACACCCCAGATTGCGCCCTCAGTCAG CCCagtcttctttccctccctcccctggccctTCTCCTGATGTGCAGCTGGCAACTCTGGCTCAGAGAGTCAAGGAGGTTTTACCCCATGTGCCACTGGGCGTCATCCAGAGAGACCTGG ccagAACTGGCTGTGTAGACTTGACCATCACTAATCTGCTTGAGGGAGCTGTAGCGTTCATGCCTGAAGATATCACTGAAGGGACCCAGTCCCTTCCCACAGCCTCCGCCCCCAAG TTCCCCAGCTCTGGCCCGGTGACCCCTCAGCCCACAGCCCTCACATTTGCCAAGTCCTCCTGGGCCCGGCAGGAGAGCCTACAGGAGCGCAAGCAGGCACTCTATGAATATGCGAGAAG GAGATTCACAGAGAGACAGGCCCAGGAGGCTGACTGA
- the LOXL3 gene encoding lysyl oxidase homolog 3 isoform X4, with translation MGQGMGAIHLSEVRCSGQEPSLWKCPHKNITAEDCSHSRDAGVRCNLPYTGVETKIRLSGGRSRHEGRVEVQIGEAGSLRWGLICGDDWGTLEAMVVCRQLGLGYANHGLQETWYWDSGNTTEVVMSGVRCTGSELSLDQCAHHGTHIACKRTGTRFTAGVICSETASDLLLHSALVQETAYIEDRPLHMLYCAAEENCLARSARSAPWPYGHRRLLRFSSQIHNLGRADFRPKAGRHSWVWHECHGHYHSMDIFTHYDILTPNGTKVAEGHKASFCLEDTECQEDVAKRYECANFGEQGITVGCWDLYRHDIDCQWIDITDVRPGNYILQVVINPNFEVAESDFTNNAMKCNCKYDGHRIWVHNCHIGDAFSEEANRRFERYPGQTSNQIV, from the exons Atggggcagg GTATGGGTGCCATTCACTTAAGTGAAGTTCGATGCTCTGGACAGGAACCGTCCCTCTGGAAGTGCCCCCACAAAAACATCACAGCCGAGGACTGTTCCCACAGCCGGGATGCCGGAGTCAGATGCAACCTGCCCTACACTGGGGTAGAGACCAAG ATCCGACTCAGTGGGGGCCGCAGCCGACATGAGGGGCGAGTGGAGGTGCAAATAGGGGAAGCTGGGTCCCTTCGCTGGGGCCTCATCTGTGGGGATGACTGGGGGACACTGGAGGCCATGGTGGTCTGCAGGCAACTTGGACTGGGCTATGCCAACCATGGCCTACAG GAGACCTGGTACTGGGACTCCGGGAATACCACAGAGGTGGTGATGAGTGGAGTGCGCTGCACAGGGTCTGAGCTGTCCCTGGACCAGTGTGCTCATCATGGCACCCACATTGCCTGCAAGAGAACGGGAACCCGCTTCACTGCTGGAGTCATCTGTTCTGAGA CTGCGTCAGACCTACTACTGCACTCGGCCCTGGTGCAAGAGACGGCCTACATCGAGGACCGGCCCCTGCACATGCTCTACTGCGCCGCGGAGGAGAACTGCCTGGCCCGTTCGGCCCGCTCAGCCCCCTGGCCCTATGGCCACAGGCGTCTCCTCCGGTTCTCCTCCCAGATCCACAACCTGGGACGAGCTGACTTCAGGCCCAAGGCTGGGCGCCACTCCTGGGTGTGGCACGAGTGTCATGG GCACTACCACAGCATGGACATCTTCACTCACTATGATATCCTGACCCCCAATGGCACCAAGGTGGCTGAGGGCCACAAAGCTAGCTTCTGTCTAGAAGACACTGAATGTCAGGAGG ATGTCGCCAAGAGGTATGAGTGTGCCAACTTTGGAGAGCAGGGCATTACCGTGGGCTGCTGGGATCTGTACCGGCATGACATCGACTGCCAGTGGATTGACATCACAGATGTGAGGCCAGGAAACTACATTCTGCAG GTGGTCATCAACCCCAATTTTGAAGTAGCAGAAAGCGACTTCACCAACAATGCGATGAAATGTAACTGCAAATACGACGGGCACCGCATCTGGGTGCACAACTGCCACATTG GTGATGCCTTCAGTGAAGAGGCCAACCGGAGGTTTGAGCGCTACCCCGGCCAGACCAGCAACCAGATCGTCTAA
- the LOXL3 gene encoding lysyl oxidase homolog 3 isoform X5 → MGAIHLSEVRCSGQEPSLWKCPHKNITAEDCSHSRDAGVRCNLPYTGVETKIRLSGGRSRHEGRVEVQIGEAGSLRWGLICGDDWGTLEAMVVCRQLGLGYANHGLQETWYWDSGNTTEVVMSGVRCTGSELSLDQCAHHGTHIACKRTGTRFTAGVICSETASDLLLHSALVQETAYIEDRPLHMLYCAAEENCLARSARSAPWPYGHRRLLRFSSQIHNLGRADFRPKAGRHSWVWHECHGHYHSMDIFTHYDILTPNGTKVAEGHKASFCLEDTECQEDVAKRYECANFGEQGITVGCWDLYRHDIDCQWIDITDVRPGNYILQVVINPNFEVAESDFTNNAMKCNCKYDGHRIWVHNCHIGDAFSEEANRRFERYPGQTSNQIV, encoded by the exons ATGGGTGCCATTCACTTAAGTGAAGTTCGATGCTCTGGACAGGAACCGTCCCTCTGGAAGTGCCCCCACAAAAACATCACAGCCGAGGACTGTTCCCACAGCCGGGATGCCGGAGTCAGATGCAACCTGCCCTACACTGGGGTAGAGACCAAG ATCCGACTCAGTGGGGGCCGCAGCCGACATGAGGGGCGAGTGGAGGTGCAAATAGGGGAAGCTGGGTCCCTTCGCTGGGGCCTCATCTGTGGGGATGACTGGGGGACACTGGAGGCCATGGTGGTCTGCAGGCAACTTGGACTGGGCTATGCCAACCATGGCCTACAG GAGACCTGGTACTGGGACTCCGGGAATACCACAGAGGTGGTGATGAGTGGAGTGCGCTGCACAGGGTCTGAGCTGTCCCTGGACCAGTGTGCTCATCATGGCACCCACATTGCCTGCAAGAGAACGGGAACCCGCTTCACTGCTGGAGTCATCTGTTCTGAGA CTGCGTCAGACCTACTACTGCACTCGGCCCTGGTGCAAGAGACGGCCTACATCGAGGACCGGCCCCTGCACATGCTCTACTGCGCCGCGGAGGAGAACTGCCTGGCCCGTTCGGCCCGCTCAGCCCCCTGGCCCTATGGCCACAGGCGTCTCCTCCGGTTCTCCTCCCAGATCCACAACCTGGGACGAGCTGACTTCAGGCCCAAGGCTGGGCGCCACTCCTGGGTGTGGCACGAGTGTCATGG GCACTACCACAGCATGGACATCTTCACTCACTATGATATCCTGACCCCCAATGGCACCAAGGTGGCTGAGGGCCACAAAGCTAGCTTCTGTCTAGAAGACACTGAATGTCAGGAGG ATGTCGCCAAGAGGTATGAGTGTGCCAACTTTGGAGAGCAGGGCATTACCGTGGGCTGCTGGGATCTGTACCGGCATGACATCGACTGCCAGTGGATTGACATCACAGATGTGAGGCCAGGAAACTACATTCTGCAG GTGGTCATCAACCCCAATTTTGAAGTAGCAGAAAGCGACTTCACCAACAATGCGATGAAATGTAACTGCAAATACGACGGGCACCGCATCTGGGTGCACAACTGCCACATTG GTGATGCCTTCAGTGAAGAGGCCAACCGGAGGTTTGAGCGCTACCCCGGCCAGACCAGCAACCAGATCGTCTAA
- the AUP1 gene encoding ancient ubiquitous protein 1 isoform X3, whose protein sequence is MDPSPALGPERLFDSHRLPGDGFLLLALLLYAPVGFCLLVLRLFLGIHVFLVSCALPDSVLRRFVVRTMCAVLGLVARQEDSGLRDHRVRVLISNHVTPFDHNIVNLLTSCSTPLLNSPPSFVCWSRGFMEMDGRGELVESLKRFCASTRLPPTPLLLFPEEEATNGREGLLRFSSWPFSIQDVVQPLTLRVQRPLVSVTVSDASWVSELLWSLFVPFTVYQVRWLPPVHRQLGEGNEEFALRVQQLVAKELGQTGTRLTPADKAEHMKRQRHPRLRPQSARTGCVDLTITNLLEGAVAFMPEDITEGTQSLPTASAPKFPSSGPVTPQPTALTFAKSSWARQESLQERKQALYEYARRRFTERQAQEAD, encoded by the exons ATGGATCCTTCCCCCGCGCTGGGGCCGGAGCGGCTCTTTGACTCGCACCG GCTCCCGGGTGACGGCTTCCTGCTCCTCGCGCTGCTGCTCTACGCTCCAGTCGGATTCTGCCTCCTCGTCTTGCGCCTCTTTCTTGGGATCCACGTCTTCCTGGTCAGCTGCGCTCTGCCAGACAGTGTCCTTCGCAG GTTCGTGGTGCGGACCATGTGTGCGGTGCTGGGGCTCGTGGCCCGGCAGGAGGACTCCGGACTCCGGGATCACCGCGTCAGGGTCCTCATTTCCAACCACGTGACGCCTTTCGACCATAACATAGTCAACTTGCTCACCAGCTGTAGCACC CCTCTACTCAATAGTCCCCCAAGTTTTGTGTGCTGGTCTCGAGGCTTCATGGAGATGGATGGGCGGGGGGAGTTGGTGGAGTCACTCAAGAGGTTCTGTGCTTCCACgaggcttccccccacccctctgctgcTGTTTCCTGAGGAAGAGGCCACCAATGGCCGGGAGGGGCTCCTCCGCTTCAG TTCCTGGCCATTTTCTATTCAGGATGTGGTACAACCTCTTACCCTGCGAGTCCAGAGACCCCTAGTCTCTGTG ACGGTGTCCGATGCCTCCTGGGTCTCAGAACTGCTGTGGTCACTTTTCGTTCCTTTCACGGTGTATCAAGTAAG GTGGCTCCCTCCTGTTCATcgccagctgggggaggggaatgaggaGTTTGCCCTCCGTGTACAACAG CTGGTGGCCAAAGAATTGGGCCAGACAGGGACACGACTCACTCCAGCAGACAAAGCAGAGCACATGAAACGACAAAGACACCCCAGATTGCGCCCTCAGTCAG ccagAACTGGCTGTGTAGACTTGACCATCACTAATCTGCTTGAGGGAGCTGTAGCGTTCATGCCTGAAGATATCACTGAAGGGACCCAGTCCCTTCCCACAGCCTCCGCCCCCAAG TTCCCCAGCTCTGGCCCGGTGACCCCTCAGCCCACAGCCCTCACATTTGCCAAGTCCTCCTGGGCCCGGCAGGAGAGCCTACAGGAGCGCAAGCAGGCACTCTATGAATATGCGAGAAG GAGATTCACAGAGAGACAGGCCCAGGAGGCTGACTGA
- the HTRA2 gene encoding serine protease HTRA2, mitochondrial, translated as MAALRAGRGAAWSLRGWRALGGVRWGKGPLLTPDLRALLTSGTPDPWARVTYGTPSLRARLSVGVPEPRTCLTSGTSDSRARLTAGTPDPRTREVSGTPGTRSRVWLAVALGAGGAVLLLLWGGGRGPPAVLASVLGPPPTSPRSQYNFIADVVEKTAPAVVYIEILGRHPFSGREVPISNGSGFVVAADGLIVTNAHVVADRRRVRVRLLSGDTYEAMVTAVDPVADIATLRIQTKEPLPTLPLGRSADVRQGEFVVAMGSPFALQNTITSGIVSSAQRPARDLGLPQTNVEYIQTDAAIDFGNSGGPLVNLDGEVIGVNTMKVTAGISFAIPSDRLREFLHRGEKKNSWFGISGSQRRYIGVMMLTLTPSILAELQLREPSFPDVQHGVLIHKVILDSPAHRAGLRPGDVILAIGEQLVQNAEDIYEAVRTQSQLAVRIRRGPETLTLYVTPEVTE; from the exons ATGGCTGCACTGAGGGCGGGGCGGGGTGCAGCCTGGAGCCTCCGGGGATGGCGGGCTTTGGGGGGGGTTCGCTGGGGGAAGGGACCCCTTTTGACCCCTGACCTCCGGGCCTTGCTGACGTCAGGAACTCCTGACCCTTGGGCCCGAGTGACTTATGGGACCCCCAGTCTCCGGGCCCGGTTGTCTGTGGGGGTCCCTGAACCACGGACGTGTCTGACGTCGGGGACTTCGGATTCCCGAGCACGGCTGACTGCAGGGaccccagatcccaggacccgggaggTCTCAGGGACCCCTGGAACCCGTTCGCGCGTATGGCTGGCGGTGGCGCTGGGCGCTGGGGGGGCAGTGCTGTTGTTATTGTGGGGCGGGGGTCGGGGTCCCCCAGCGGTCCTCGCCTCGGTCCTTGGCCCGCCGCCCACCTCTCCCCGGAGCCAGTACAACTTCATCGCAGACGTGGTGGAGAAGACAGCACCTGCCGTGGTTTATATCGAGATCTTAGGCCG GCACCCTTTCTCGGGCCGCGAAGTCCCTATCTCAAATGGCTCAGGATTCGTGGTGGCTGCCGACGGGCTCATCGTAACCAACGCTCATGTGGTGGCTGATCGGCGCCGGGTCCGTGTGAGGCTGCTTAGCGGTGACACGTATGAGGCCATGGTCACAGCTGTGGATCCTGTGGCAGACATTGCCACGCTGAGGATTCAGACGAAG GAGCCTCTCCCCACACTACCCCTGGGACGCTCAGCCGATGTTCGGCAAGGGGAATTTGTTGTTGCCATGGGAAGTCCCTTTGCACTGCAGAACACAATCACTTCTGGCATTGTCAGCTCTGCTCAGCGTCCAGCCAGAGACCTGGGCCTCCCCCAAACCAATGTGGAATACATCCAGACTGATGCAGCTATTGAT TTTGGAAACTCTGGAGGTCCTCTGGTTAACCTG GATGGGGAGGTGATTGGAGTGAATACCATGAAGGTCACGGCTGGAATCTCCTTTGCCATCCCTTCTGATCGCCTCCGGGAATTTCTGCATCGTGGGGAAAAGAAGA ATTCCTGGTTTGGAATCAGTGGGTCCCAGCGCCGCTACATTGGGGTGATGATGCTGACCCTGACTCCCAG CATCCTTGCTGAACTACAGCTCCGAGAACCCAGCTTTCCTGATGTTCAGCATGGTGTGCTCATCCATAAAGTCATCCTGGACTCCCCGGCACACCG GGCTGGTCTACGGCCAGGTGATGTGATCTTGGCCATTGGGGAGCAGCTGGTACAAAACGCTGAAGATATTTATGAAGCTGTTCGAACCCAATCCCAGCTGGCAGTGCGCATCCGGCGGGGACCGGAAACATTGACCTTATATGTGACCCCTGAAGTCACAGAATGA
- the DQX1 gene encoding ATP-dependent RNA helicase DQX1 isoform X5 yields MQGLNHCPAFCRYYHSATMASQRLGLAEESGPNPGESELAVNPFDGLPFSSRYYELLEQRRALPIWASRFIFLEQLESSPGGVVLVSGEPGSGKSTQIPQWCAEFALARGFQEGRVTVTQPHPLAALSLAMRVADEMDLTLGHEVGYSIPQEDCTGPDTLLRFCWDGLLLQEVASTRGTGAWGVLVLDEAQERSVASDLLQGLLQNARLGNLPGDSRVVVVTDPALEPKLQAFWGNPPTVHVPRRPGTCPTPVYRDTVPTDRVEAACQAVIELCTKEAPGDVLVYLPSEEEILLCCESLSREVGPLALRGPPPRVLPLHPGCGPAVQAAYEDTDLGARKVVVTHWLADFSFSLPSIRHVIDSGLELRSVYNPQIRAESQVLRPISKCQAEARRLRAKGLPPGKSLCPTEIKHEKNPHTQTQEICSGLLSQVFLPSGSCRCLYPKSFLELEAPLLPTARICEVNLSPVVLLLKRRQIAEPGECHFLDRPAPEALMQALEDLDYLAALDDDGNLSDLGVILSEFPLPPELAKALLASCEFNCVDEMLTLAAMLTAAPGFTHPPLSAEEAALRRALEHIDGDHSSLIQVYEAFIQSGADKAWCQARGLNWAALCQAQKLRGDLLELMQQIELPLSQPAFGSEQNRTDLQKALLSGYFLKAGRVGPSILPE; encoded by the exons ATGCAAGGCCTTAATCACTGCCCTGCCTTCTGTAGGTACTACCATTCAGCTACCATGGCCTCTCAGCGTCTTGGGCTGGCAGAAGAGTCTGGCCCAAACCCCGGGGAGTCTGAATTGGCTGTGAACCCCTTTGACGGGCTCCCATTTTCTTCCCGCTACTACGAGCTGCTTGAGCAGCGCCGAGCCTTACCCATCTGGGCTTCTCGCTTTATCTTCTTGGAGCAGTTGGAGAGTAGCCCCGGTGGAGTGGTGCTGGTTTCTGGAGAGCCTGGCTCTGGCAAGAGCACCCAG ATCCCTCAGTGGTGTGCAGAGTTTGCACTGGCCAGGGGGTTCCAGGAAGGCCGAGTGACTGTCACTCAGCCCCACCCTCTGGCAGCCCTGAGCCTGGCCATGCGGGTTGCCGATGAGATGGACCTAACCCTGGGTCATGAGGTTGGATACAGCATTCCCCAAGAGGACTGCACGGGGCCAGACACCCTGCTCAG GTTCTGCTGGGACGGGCTGCTTCTGCAGGAGGTAGCCTCAACCCGGGGCACAGGAGCGTGGGGCGTGCTGGTGCTGGATGAGGCCCAGGAGCGGTCAGTGGCCTCGGACTTGCTCCAGGGGCTGCTGCAAAATGCCAGGCTGGGAAACCTTCCAGGGGACTCGAGAGTGGTTGTGGTTACTGACCCTGCCCTTGAACCCAAGCTCCAAGCCTTCTGGGGCAACCCTCCTACTGTGCATGTACCCAGACGGCCTGGCACGTGTCCCACACCTGTATACAGGGACACTGTCCCTACTGATCGAGTGGAAGCTGCCTGCCAAGCTGTGATTGAATTGTGTACGAAGGAGGCTCCAGGAGATGTGCTGGTGTACCTGCCCAGTGAGGAG GAAATTTTGCTGTGCTGTGAATCCTTGTCCAGGGAGGTGGGGCCCTTGGCTCTCAGGGGGCCTCCACCACGAGTGCTGCCCCTTCACCCCGGATGTGGCCCAGCCGTTCAGGCTGCATACGAGGACACAGACTTGGGTGCCCGAAAGGTCGTGGTCACTCACTGGCTGGCtgacttctccttctccctcccttccatccgACATGTCATTGACTCAGGACTGGAGCTTCGaagt GTGTACAATCCTCAGATTCGAGCAGAATCCCAAGTGTTGAGACCAATCAGcaagtgtcaggcagaggcaagAAGACTGCGGGCAAAAGGGCTCCCACCAGGTAAGAGCCTTTGCCCTACTGAGATCAAACATGAAAAGAATCCCCACACGCAAACCCAAGAAATCTGCAGTGGCCTTCTTTCCCAGGTCTTTCTCCCCTCAGGGTCTTGCCGCTGCCTGTACCCTAAGTCCTTCCTAGAACTAGAGGCGCCTCTGCTGCCCACAGCCAGGATATGTGAGGTGAATCTGAGCCCCGTGGTGTTACTTCTAAAGAGGAGACAGATTGCAGAGCCTGGGGAGTGTCACTTCCTGGACCGGCCTG CTCCAGAAGCCCTGATGCAGGCCCTGGAAGACCTGGACTACCTGGCAGCCCTGGATGATGATGGGAACCTGTCAGACCTGGGGGTCATCCTGTCAGAGTTCCCGCTGCCCCCGGAGCTGGCCAAAGCCCTGCTGGCCTCTTGCGAGTTTAACTGTGTAGACGAGATGCTCACCCTCGCTGCCATGCTCACTG CTGCTCCTGGGTTCACCCATCCTCCACTCTCTGCAGAAGAAGCTGCCTTGCGTCGGGCCCTGGAACATATAGATGGTGATCACAGTTCTCTGATCCAGGTGTACGAAGCCTTTATACAGA GTGGAGCAGACAAGGCTTGGTGCCAGGCTCGGGGGCTAAACTGGGCAGCATTGTGCCAAGCCCAGAAACTTCGAGGTGACCTCCTAGAACTCATGCAACAAATTGAACTTCCACTGTCCCAGCCAGCCTTTGGCTCTGAGCAGAATCGCACAGACCTTCAGAAAGCACTGCTGTCGGGATACTTCCTTAAG